The DNA sequence TACTGTCATAAGGATTCTCAAAAAGAATCGAATGGTTGGCTCCATAGCCAATCTGTATCAAAGTGTTGAAAATCTGGATGAAACGTACATGCAAACAGAGCAACATAAGGATCTGCTGTTGAAGACAAGTGCCCCCGTTTCTTCACAAATCTCAGGCCTTCTTCCTTCAATCAATGACACTTCTTTTAACACCTCCACCAATGTGTTCTACAAGTGTCCAAATCACTCTGGTTACGTCACATGTGATAGGAGCACTCGTTGTCCTCATTGTGGGAACACTATGACCAGGGAAATGCAGCTTGTTGGTGAAAAGGTTGCAAATGTTCAAAATTCTGCCGACAAGAGTGGTTTTGTGAGAGAGGTAGTAACTTACATGGTGATGGATGATTTAGTGATTCAGCCCATGTCAAGCATATCAAGCATTACTTTACTTAACAAATTCAACATCAAAGAGGTGGGTGCATTGCAAGAAAAGGTGGTCGAGTTAGACATGAACAAGgtatgttatatatatgtttataaaatatgCAAACATTCTGAATCACTGCATATATAATATCTGAATATATACCTCTAACTATAATAACACTACTTAAGGTTTTCATGAATAAATGTCTTCCTaactatatacatatatagCATGGTTCTTTAATATGCTTGCTTTGTATTTTGTATAGGGTGTCGATCTTCTAAAGGCTTCTCTGCAGTCGAAGACGGTTTTGACAGATATTTTTCTCAAGAAGAAATCGTATTTTGACATAGGGTTTCACACACAGTGcgattaataattttattttaagtcaaTAACCAATCCATGGAATTAAACGTAGTCTTGGActttataattacaatatatttataattctgATCCTAAAATATTCTCTTCCGTCAAATAATTATAAGCACCCATggcaaataaattaataatatcttttaaattgagTACATAATAtgtaacaattttaatttgtattaagaaaatgataaattacCAATTTAATATGCATAAAGCAAAACTCCTCTAAGATATACCTTTTGTCATATTGGATGCTAGCCGTCAACCATCATAAATCAATTGGACagagagaaaataagagaaactTCCCCGGAAAAATCCTAAGTTGGTGCCCTACAAAATTTCTTAACCAGTTTGgaagtaatttttttctcaaagacAAGGAAGTAGAAgatgtttcatttatttttttaaaagtgaagaaaaaatatgatttgTGTGAT is a window from the Vigna unguiculata cultivar IT97K-499-35 chromosome 7, ASM411807v1, whole genome shotgun sequence genome containing:
- the LOC114191234 gene encoding uncharacterized protein LOC114191234, encoding MASSSTKLTLKLLIDSKGEKVLFAEASKPVVDFFLNLLCLPIATVIRILKKNRMVGSIANLYQSVENLDETYMQTEQHKDLLLKTSAPVSSQISGLLPSINDTSFNTSTNVFYKCPNHSGYVTCDRSTRCPHCGNTMTREMQLVGEKVANVQNSADKSGFVREVVTYMVMDDLVIQPMSSISSITLLNKFNIKEVGALQEKVVELDMNKGVDLLKASLQSKTVLTDIFLKKKSYFDIGFHTQCD